A stretch of Aedes aegypti strain LVP_AGWG chromosome 2, AaegL5.0 Primary Assembly, whole genome shotgun sequence DNA encodes these proteins:
- the LOC5566522 gene encoding 60S ribosomal protein L38, protein MPQEIKEVKDFLIKARRKDARAVKIKKNENNTKFKIRCSRYLYTLVVQDKEKAEKLKQSLPPGLQVKEVK, encoded by the coding sequence ATGCCGCAGGAAATCAAGGAAGTGAAAGACTTCCTCATCAAGGCTCGCCGGAAGGATGCCCGTGCCGTCAAGATAAAGAAGAACGAAAACAACACCAAGTTCAAGATCCGCTGCTCCCGGTATCTGTACACGCTGGTCGTCCAGGACAAGGAGAAGGCCGAAAAGCTGAAGCAGTCCCTGCCACCGGGTCTGCAGGTCAAGGAAGTCAAGTAA